One Streptococcus sp. VT 162 genomic window, CAGACATGGAAGAATTAGCCCAAATGTCGCCGGATGAATTTCTCAAAACCTTGGAAAAGAGCATTGCAGATAAAACCAAGGACGATATTGAGGCCATCCAATCTCTAGAGCAGGTCGAAGCAAAGGAAGAAGAGCAAGAGCAGGCAGACAAGGAGACTGAGAGTAAGAAAGAACCTTATATCTACTATATCCTGCGCTTTGCAAGCCTTGCTGACTTAGTTGCTTTTGCAAAGACGGTTAACTACCAGATGGAAACCTCTGAACTCTATAAGATGAATGGACACTACTATTTGACAATCTTAGTCGATGTGGAAAATCATCCAAGTCCATATCCGGCTTGGCTCTTGGCTCGTATGCGTGAATTTGCAGACGACAGTGACATCAGTCGTTCAGTCTTGCAAGAGTATGGGCAAATCTTGATCAATCACGATGCAGTTCTTAATTTGCAAAAGATTCGTTCATAAATTTCAAAATCAATTTTCATTTATCAAGAAAGACGAATCATGGGATTCGTTTTTTCTTTACCAGACTGAAATAGTGATTTACTATAATAGGAATTTTCATAAAATTCTGTTATAATGGCTATATCAGAAAATTTCTAGGAGACAAACATGACAGTTAAAATTGCTTTACTTGGATTTGGTACCGTTGCAAGTGGTGTGCCATTCCTACTAAAGGAAAATGGAGAAAAAATCGTTCAGTCAGCTCATTCAGAGATTGAAGTAGCCAAGGTATTGGTCAAGGATGAAGATGAAAAGAACCGCTTGCTTGCAGCAGGAAATGACTTTAACTTTGTAACCAATGTAGACGATATTTTATCAGACAAGGACATTACTATTGTAGTGGAATTGATGGGGCGTATCGAACCAGCTAAAACCTTTATCACTCGTGCCTTGGAAGCTGGGAAACACGTTGTTACTGCCAACAAGGACCTTTTGGCTGTCCATGGTGCAGAATTGTTAGAAATTGCTAAAGAGCATAATGTAGCACTTTACTACGAAGCAGCAGTTGCTGGTGGTATTCCAATTCTTCGTACTTTGGCAAATTCGTTGGCTTCTGACAAAATTACGCGCGTTCTTGGCGTTGTTAATGGAACTTCCAACTTCATGATGACCAAGATGGTGGAAGAAGGCTGGTCTTACGATGATGCTCTGGCTGAAGCACAAAGATTAGGTTTTGCAGAAAGCGATCCTACAAATGACGTGGATGGGATTGACGCAGCCTACAAGATGGTGATTTTGAGCCAGTTTGCTTTTGGTATGAAGGTTGCCTTTGACGATGTAGCCCACAAGGGAATCCGCAACATCACACCAGAAGACGTAGCTGTAGCCCAAGACCTTGGCTATGTAGTGAAATTGGTTGGTTCTATTGAGGAAACTCCTTCAGGTATTGCTGCAGAAGTGACTCCAACTTTCCTTCCTAAAGCACACCCACTTGCCAGTGTGAATGGGGTAATGAACGCAGTCTTTGTGGAGTCTATCGGCATCGGTGAATCGATGTACTACGGACCAGGTGCGGGTCAAAAACCAACTGCAACAAGTGTTGTAGCGGACATTGTCCGTATCGTTCGTCGCTTGAATGATGGCACTATTGGTAAAGACTTCAACGAATATAGCCGTGACTTGGTTTTGGCAAATCCTGAAGATGTTAAAGCAAACTACTATTTCTCAATCTTGGCACCAGACTCAAAAGGTCAGGTCTTGAAATTGGCTGAAATCTTTAATGCCCAAGATATTTCCTTCAAGCAAATCCTCCAAGATGGCAAAGAGGGTGACAAGGCGCGTGTAGTGATTATCACTCATAAGATTAATAAAGCACAACTTGAGAATGTTTCAGCTGAGTTGGCCAAAGCTTCAGAATTTGACCTCTTGAATACCTTCAAGGTGTTAGGAGAATAGGATGAAGATTATTGTACCTGCAACCAGTGCCAATATCGGGCCAGGTTTTGATTCGGTCGGTGTAGCTGTAACCAAGTATCTTCAAATTGAGGTTTGTGAAGAACGGGATGAGTGGTTGATTGAACACCAGATTGGCAAATGGATTCCCCATGACGAGCGTAATCTTTTGCTTAAGATTGCCTTGCAAATTGCGCCTGACTTGCAACCGAGACGCTTGAAAATGACCAGTGATGTTCCCTTGGCGCGTGGTTTGGGTTCTTCTAGCTCGGTTATCGTTGCTGGGATTGAACTGGCTAACCAACTGGGCAATCTCAACTTATCTAACCACGACAAATTGCAGTTGGCTACCAAGATTGAAGGACATCCTGACAATGTAGCTCCAGCCATTTATGGAAATCTTGTTGTTGCGAGTTCCGTTGAAGGGCACGTTTCTGCGATTGTGGCAGACTTCCCGGAGTGTGATTTTCTAGCTTATATTCCCAACTATGAATTACGCACTCGCGATAGCCGAGGTGTCCTTCCTAAGAAATTGTCCTACAAGGAAGCTGTTGCAGCTAGTTCTATCGCCAATGTGGCCGTTGCAGCCTTATTAGCAGGAGATATGGTGACAGCTGGCCAAGCAATCGAGGGGGACCTCTTCCACGAGCGTTATCGTCAAAGTCTGGTCCGTGAATTTGTGACGATTAAGCAAGTAGCCAAAGAGAATGGTGCCTATGCAACCTATCTTTCTGGTGCTGGACCGACAGTTATGGTCTTGGCTTCTCATGACAAGATGCCAGCGATTAAGGCAGAATTGCAAAAGCAGTCTTTCAAAGGCAAACTTCATGATTTGAAGGTTGATACCCAAGGTGTCCGTGTCGAAACAAAGTAAAGAAATAGAAGATAGGATGGGGAAAGTCTTGATTAAAGGGCTTCCTATCCTTTTTTTGAAAAGAAGTTTATACTCAATGAAAATCAAAGAGCAAACTAGGAAGCTAGCCGCCGGTTGCTCAAAACACTGTTTTGAGGTTGCAGATAGAGATGACGTGGTTTGAAGAGATTTTCGAAGAGTATTAGTTAAAAACTTGATAAAGGAGAAATAAAGATGGCAGAAATTTATCTAGCAGGTGGTTGTTTTTGGGGTTTAGAGGAATATTTTTCACGTATTTCTGGAGTGCTAGCAACCAGTGTCGGCTACGCTAATGGGCAAGTCGAAACGACCAATTACCAGCTGCTCAAGGAAACAGACCATGCAGAAACGGTTCAAGTGATTTATGATGAGAAAGCTGTGTCACTCAGAGAGATTTTGCTTTATTATTTCCGTGTTATTGATCCAGTGTCTATTAACCAGCAGGGGAATGACTGTGGTCGCCAATATCGAACGGGAATCTATTATCAGGATGAAGCAGACTTGCCAGCTATCTACACAGTGGTGCAGGAGCAGGAGCGCATGCTGGGTCGAAAGATTGTAGTAGAGGTGGAGAAACTTCGCCACTACATATTAGCAGAAGACTACCATCAAGACTATCTCAAGAAAAATCCTTCAGGTTATTGTCATATCGATGTGACCGATGCTGAGAAGCCATTGATTGACGCCTCAAACTATGAAAAGCCTAGTCAAGAGGTGTTAAAGGAAAGCTTAACTGAAGAGTCTTATCGTGTTACGCAAGAAGCTGCTACAGAGGCTCCATTTAGTAATGCTTATGACCAAACTTTTGAAGAGGGGATTTATGTAGACATCACGACAGGGGAGCCACTCTTTTTTGCTAAGGATAAGTTTGCCTCAGGTTGTGGTTGGCCAAGTTTTAGTCGTCCGATTTCTAAGGAATTAATTCACTATTACAAGGATTTGAGCCATGGAATGGAGCGAATCGAGGTTCGTTCTCGGTCAGGAAATGCTCACTTGGGTCATGTCTTTACAGATGGACCTCAGGAGTTAGGTGGCCTGCGTTACTGTATTAATTCTGCCTCCTTGCGCTTTGTAGCCAAGGATGAGATGGAAAAAGCAGGATATGGCTATCTATTACCTTACTTAAACAAATAAAACTGAGAGGGTGGGGCTTCCCACTTTCTTCATTTCCAGAATAAGAATAGAAGGGATTTATGAAACACTTACTATCTTACTTCAAACCCTACATCAATGAGTCGATTATAGCACCCTTGTTCAAGCTACTAGAAGCTGTTTTTGAGCTCTTGGTTCCCATGGTGATTGCTGGGATTGTTGACCAGTCCTTGCCTCAGAGAGATCAAGGCCATCTCTGGATGCAGATTGGCCTGCTCCTTATCTTTGCAGTGATTGGCGTTTTAGTGGCCTTGGTAGCTCAGTTTTACTCAGCCAAGGCAGCGGTAGGTTTTGCCAAGGAATTGACAAACGACCTCTATCGTCATATTCTTTCTTTGCCTAAGGACAGCAGAGACCGTTTGACAACTTCTAGCTTGGTGACCCGCTTGACTTCTGATACCTACCAGATACAGACTGGGATCAATCAATTCCTGCGCCTCTTTTTGCGAGCGCCTATTATTGTTTTTGGGGCTATCTTTATGGCCTATCGCATCTCAGCTGAGCTGACTTTTTGGTTTTTGGTCATGGTTGGTTTTTTGACAATCGTCATTGTCGGTCTCTCTCGACTGGTCAATCCTCTCTACAGTAGTCTCAGAAAGAAAACGGACCAACTGGTTCAGGAAACGCGTCAGCAATTACAAGGCATGCGAGTTATTCGTGCCTTTGGGCAAGAAAAACGAGAATTACAGATTTTTCAAACCCTTAACCAAGTTTATGCTAGATTGCAAGAAAAGACGGGTTTCTGGTCTAGTTTGTTAACACCTCTGACTTATCTGATTGTCAATGGAACCCTTCTCGTCATCATCGGGCAGGGCTATATTTCAATTCAAGGAGGTTTACTCAGTCAAGGTGCTCTTATTGCCCTTATCAACTACCTCTTGCAAATTTTGGTGGAATTGGTTAAGCTAGCTATGCTGATCAATTCTCTCAATCAGTCCTATATCTCAGCCAAGCGAATTGAGGAAGTTTTTACCGAAGCTCCAGAGGATATCCATTCAGAGTTAGAACAAAAGCAAGCTACCGGTGATCGGATTTTGCAAGTCAAAGAATTAACCTTTACCTATCCTGATGCGGCCCAGCCTTCTCTGAGAAACATTTCCTTTGATATGAATCAAGGGCAGATCCTTGGTATAATCGGGGGAACTGGTTCAGGTAAATCAAGCTTGGTGCAAGTCTTACTTGGTCTTTATCCGGCAGACAAGGGAAGTATTGACCTTTATCGAAATGGACGTAGTCCTCGTAATCTTGAGCAATGGCGGTCTTGGATTGCCTATGTGCCTCAAAAAGTCGAACTTTTTAAGGGAACTATTCGTTCCAACTTGACTCTGGGTTTCAATCAAGAAGTATCTGACCAAGAACTCTGGCAGGCCTTGGAGATTGCGCAAGCTAAGGATTTTGTCAGTGAAAAGGAAGGACTCTTGGATGCCCTGGTTGAGGCTGGAGGTCGAAATTTCTCAGGTGGACAAAAACAAAGGCTGTCTATCGCACGTGCAGTCTTGCGCCAAGCTCCATTTCTCATCTTAGATGATGCGACCTCGGCCCTCGACACCATTACCGAGTCCAATCTCTTGAAAGCTATCCGAGAGAATTTGCCAAACACGAGTTTAATCTTGATTTCTCAACGGACTTCGACACTTCGTATGGCTGACCAGATTCTCCTCTTGGAAAAAGGTGAGTTACTAGCTGTTGGCAAGCACGATGACTTGATGAAGACTAGCCAAGTCTATCGCGAAATCAATGCATCCCAACATGGAAAGGAGGACTAGCATGAAACGACAAACTGCAAACCAGACGCTCAAACGTTTGGCCATAGATTTAGCAAACCATCCTTTCCTCCTTTTCCTTGCCTTTCTAGGAACTATTGCCCAAGTTGGCTTATCAATTTACCTACCTATTCTGATTGGACAGGTCATTGACCAAGTTCTAGTGGCTGGTTCATCACCAGTTTTTTGGCAGATTTTCATTCAGATGATATTGGTAGTCATAGGAAATACTCTGGTACAATGGGCCAATCCTCTTCTTTATAATCGTCTAATCTTCTCTTATACCAGAGACTTGCGAGAGCGAATTATCCATAAGCTCCATCGTTTACCGATTGCTTTTGTGAACCGGCAGGGCAGTGGAGAGATGGTTAGTCGTGTGACCACAGACATAGAACAGTTGGCAGCTGGTTTGACCATGATTTTCAATCAATTTTTCATTGGTGTTTTGATGATTTTGGTTAGTATTCTAGCCATGCTCCAAATTCACCTCCTCATGACCCTCTTGGTCTTGCTGTTGACGCCGCTGTCCATGGTGATTTCACGCTTTATTGCCAAACGCTCCTATCATCTCTTCCAGAAGCAAACAGAGACGAGGGGAATTCAGACTCAGTTGATTGAAGAGTCGCTTAGCCAGCAGACCATTATCCAGTCCTTCAATGCTCAGACAGAGTTTATCCAAAGACTGCACGAGGCGAATGCCAACTACGCAAGCTATTCTCAGTCAGCTATCTTTTATTCCTCAACGGTTAATCCTTCGACTCGCTTTGTCAATGCGCTCATTTATGCTCTTCTAGCTGGAGTAGGAGCTTATCGTATCATGATGGGTTCAACCTTGACCATTGGGCGTTTAGTAACTTTTTTGAACTATGTTCAGCAGTATACCAAGCCCTTTAACGATATTTCTTCAGTGCTAGCTGAGTTGCAAAGTGCTCTCGCTTGCGCAGAGCGCGTCTATGCTGTCTTAGAAAGTCCAGAGGTGGCTGAAACAGGTAAGGAAGTCTTGACCAGTGACCAAGTTAAGGGAGCCATTTCCTTTAAGCATGTTTCTTTTGGATACCATCCTGAAAGGATCTTGATTAAGGATTTGTCTATCAATATCCCAGCTGGTAGCAAGGTAGCCATCGTTGGTCCAACAGGTGCTGGTAAGTCAACTCTCATCAATCTCCTCATGCGTTTTTATCCTATTAACTCGGGAGATATCTTGTTAGACGGTCGTTCTATTTACGATTATACCCGAGCATCATTGAGACAGCAGTTTGGCATGGTGCTCCAAGAAACTTGGCTCAAGCAAGTGACCATTCATGACAATATTGCCTTTGGAAATCCTGATGCCAGTAGGGAGCAGGTGATTGCTGCTGCAAAGGCAGCCAATGCAGACTTTTTCATCCAACAGTTGCCACAGGGATACGATACCAAGTTGGAAAATGCAGGAGAATCCCTCTCTGTTGGGCAAGCCCAGCTCTTGACCATTGCCCGAGTCTTTCTAGCTATCCCAAAGATTCTTATCTTAGACGAGGCAACTTCCTCCATCGATACACGGACAGAAGTGCTAGTTCAGGATGCTTTTGCCAAACTCATGAAGGGGCGCACAAGCTTTATCATTGCTCACCGTTTGTCAACCATTCAGGATGCGGATTTGATTCTCGTCTTGGTAGATGGTGACATTGTTGAGTATGGGAACCATCATGACCTCATGGCTAGAAAGGGCAAGTATTACCAAATGCAAAAAGCAGCAGCTTTTAGCTCTGAATAATCCTTTCTATTTTGCAATTATTATGGAAAAAAAGTTGCCTTCGGGTGACTTTTTTGTTACAATAGCTAGAAAAATCAGGGTCTTAGAAGGAGAAAACAATGAAAGTCTATCAGCATGTAAATATCGTGACTTGTGACCAAGATTTCCATGTTTATTTGGATGGTGTCTTAGCCGTTAAGGACTCTCAAATCGTCTATGTCGGCCAAGAGGAGCCAGATATTTTAGAGCAAGCTGAGCAGATTATAGACTATCAGGGAGCCTGGATCATGCCTGGTTTGGTCAATTGCCATACCCATTCTGCTATGACAGGTTTGCGAGGGATTCGGGATGATAGCAATCTCCATGAATGGCTCAATGACTATATCTGGCCAGCAGAAGCAGGCTTTACTCCTGACATGACTACCAAGTCGGTCAAAGAGGCTCTGACGGAGATGCTCCAGTCAGGGACAACAAGCTTCAACGATATGTATAATCCCAATGGTGTGGATATTGAGCAAATTTATCAGGCAGTTAAGGCTTCCAAGATGCGTTGTTATTTCTCACCGACCCTCTTTTCTTCAGAGGCAGAAACAACTGCTGAGACTATAAGTAGAACACGAGCCATTATAGAGGAAATCTTAGGATATGAAAATCCAAATTTCAAAGTTATGGTAGCCCCACATTCTCCCTACAGCTGTAGTAAAGATTTACTGGAAGAAAGCTTAGAAATGGCAAAAGAGCTGAATATTCCTATCCATATTCATGTGGCGGAGACCAAGGAGGAATCAGGAATTATCCTGAAACGCTATGGCAAACGCCCCCTCGCCTTTCTAGAAGAACTAGGTTACTTAGATCATCCGTCTGTCTTTGCTCACGGGGTCGAATTAAACGAGAGAGAAATTGAACGCTTGGCAACTTCTCATGTGGCTATCGCCCATAATCCTATTAGTAACCTCAAACTGGCCTCAGGGATCGCTCCAATCATCCAACTGCAAAAAGCAGGAGTAGCAGTCGGAATTGCGACTGACTCAGTTGCTTCCAATAACAATCTTGATATGTTTGAGGAAGGACGGACCGCAGCTCTCTTACAGAAAATGAAGAGTGGAGATGCCAGCCAGTTTCCAATCGAGATAGCCCTTAAGGCACTGACAATCGAAGGAGCTAAGGTTCTAGGAATGGAAAAGCAGATAGGAAGTCTAGAAGTCGGCAAGCAGGCAGATTTTCTGGTTATTCAACCACAAGGAAAAATCCATCTTCAACCTCAGAAAAATATGCTCTCTCATCTGGTTTATGCAGTCAAATCCAGTGATGTTGATGATGTTTATATCGCTGGAGAACAGGTGGTTAAGCAAGGCAAAGTTTTGACAGTAGAGATTTAAAAAAATTTCAAAAAAAGTTTGCAAAAATCTTGCATTCTTTTTTTGTCTATGCTATACTTATATACGGTTTGAAAAAACTGCCTAAGACAGTAGGGGAGCTCGACTCATAAAGATCCTACCGAGGACAAAACGTATCATGTAAAAAGAAGCGTATTGTACTTTCGTGTCTAGGTTTGGGCGCGTTTTTCTTTTGGAAAAATTCCCCAAGCAAAATAATTACGGAGGTGAACACACTAATGAGTGAAGCAATTATTGCTAAAAAAGCGGAACTAGTTGACGTAGTAGCTGAAAAAATGAAAGCTGCTGCATCTATCGTCGTTGTAGACGCTCGTGGTTTGACAGTTGAGCAAGATACAGTTCTTCGTCGTGAGCTTCGTGGAAGCGAAGTTGAGTATAAAGTCATTAAAAACTCAATCTTGCGTCGTGCAGCTGAAAAAGCTGGTCTTGAAGATCTTGCATCAGTATTTGTTGGACCATCTGCAGTAGCATTTTCTAACGAAGATGTTATCGCACCAGCGAAAATCTTGAACGATTTTGCTAAAAACGCTGAAGCACTTGAAATCAAAGGTGGTGCAATCGAAGGCGCTGTCGCATCTAAAGAAGAAATCGTTGCTCTTGCAACTCTTCCAAACCGCGAAGGACTTCTTTCTATGCTCCTTTCTGTACTTCAAGCGCCAGTGCGCAACGTTGCTCTTGCAGTCAAAGCGGTTGCAGACAACAAAGAAGACGCAGCTTAATCTTAAGCTACGCAGCGTAGCCTAGCTACGGAAAAACTATTATAAAATTAAAAACTTATTTGGAGGAAATAACAATGGCATTGAACATTGAAAACATTATTGCTGAAATTAAAGAAGCTTCAATCCTTGAATTGAACGACCTTGTAAAAGCTATCGAAGAAGAATTTGGTGTAACTGCAGCTGCTCCTGTAGCTGTTGCTGCAGCTGGTGCTGCTGACGCTGGTGCTGCTAAAGATTCATTTGACGTTGAGTTGACAGCTGCTGGTGACAAAAAAGTTGGCGTTATCAAAGTTGTACGTGAAATCACAGGTCTTGGACTTAAAGAAGCTAAAGAACTTGTTGATGGTGCACCAGGTGTCATCAAAGAAGGCGTTCCAACTGCAGAAGCTGAAGAAATCAAAGCTAAATTGGAAGAAGCTGGAGCTTCAGTTACTCTTAAATAATAGAGCAACTACATTAGTAGCTTAAAAAACGTATAAAACCGCTATTCTTAGGAGTAGCGGTTTTTTCTTTTTATCTGTCATGGGGCACAAATGGGGCGAACTAATTATATAGTTTATCTAGGAGACAAACAAGTTTTGAATAATAGGCTTTCCATAAAAAATGATACAAGTTTTTACCATTCAGGATTTATTTTTTTCTGGTATCATCATTCCTATGAACAGTAGAAAAGTAAGTTTTTAATTTATTGATACTCCGGATATTATAATCTCAGTATTAAAGAACTTTATTGAAGGTAATTTTCGAACGGTTTGAGGTAATTTCAATGAAATTTTAATAGATATTTCAATTTTCTTCTTGACTCTGACCTTAGGTAAGGGATTATACTAATAATAGATAAGAAAGGAGATTATTATGCAAATCAATATGATTCGTTCAGATAAAGTTTATCAGGAGATGCTCGAGCTTCCTTTAGAAAAGAGAGAAGGTTGCTTTCGAGCTAAAATATTAGCACCTTTTGCAACCAAATACCAAACGCAACACATTCCTCTGAAAGCAAAGTATCCTGGAGGATTTGATGCTCTTTTCCTACTTGGTTTTATGAATCAGTTACCCTCAACTCTCTCAGAAAAGGATAGACCAGCTATCGACTCTCTGAGCTCTGATCAACTCTGGCAGGACTGCCAGGATACCATCAAAAGGAGTATTGGGCTTTTTGAGCAGGCTGGCTATGACTTAGAGGTTGAGGATTACCATTTTACTATTTTATTGGGCAATCCAGAAAAACCTATGCTACAGCTCAATAAGGGTTATAGCGGAGATGGTGGAATTCCAGGATACCTCATGCTTAGTCTGTTACCAAATGACTATACTTTGCCCCGTGTACAGGCGGCGTTGGCCCATGAGTGTAATCACAATGTCCGCTTCCAATTTATCAAATGGAATCAGCAGACGACATTAGCAGACTGGGTAGTCAGTGAAGGATTGGCAGAGTCTTTTGCTGCTGAGCTCTATGGCAAAGATCTCATTGGGCCTTGGGTTACTTCAACCAGTCCAGAGCAGTTAGAAGAGATTAAGCCTATCATCTCCAGTCAGCTTCAGCTAACGGGGATGGCGGAAATGACTCCTTATCTATACGGTGATGAAATCGCGAAGATACAGGGTCAAATTCCGGTTGGTATGCCCTATGCTGCAGGCTATGCTTATGGCTATCATCTGATACAAGCCTATCTGAAAAGGACAGGTAAGAGCATTATTGAGGCCACAGTAACACCGACTGAAGAGATTTTAGAGGCGACTAAAGACTTTTGGAAATGACACTTTTGCTTGCAAATCTGCCAGAGTATGATATAATGTAGGTAATTTCTGGAGGTGACTATATGTACTATAAAAGAGTTGAATTGAAAGTCACAAATCAAGGTATCCATGAGCGTAAGATTTTTCAAGGTGTCAAGATTTTCAGTCGTAGCAAGCTATCCAAAGATCAGAAAAGCATTCTGACGCAGAAGCTTTACCTGACTCCGAAGCAAAACATTGTTTACTATCAACGGACAGATGTCAACTATGATCAGAACTGGCATCATCATAAGGACTATTACGAATTAGCTTATGGTCAGATGGATAGAGAGACGGTTTTTGAAGTTTGCCAAGATTTTGACGAACTAAGTCCTTTCCTGGAGAACGAACTGCTGGAGAAGCTAAAAGAAAAGCAGTCTGCAGGCAAATTTTTTGAAAAATTAGATATATAAAAATCCGGCTGCTTTTATAAGCAGTCGGATTTCTTCTAGTGTGATAGTGCTGAAACAATACCTTTACTATCATAGCATTGGCTACATTAGTATACTGCCATCTATTCATCTGATAAGAGGGATTTTATCATCCAGATATTCATAGCTGGGTGGCCGGCGGCGTTAGAAAGTGGTTCTTGCAGTGATGTGAAACCATAGTGCCGATAGATTGCCACAGCCGTAGCCAGTTCAGTAGAGGTTTCTAGATAAAGCTGTTCATAACCTGCTAGGCGGGCTTCCTGGAATATCCGCTTTATCAACCGGCTGGAATAACCTTTGCCACGGCTATTTTTAGTGA contains:
- a CDS encoding EXLDI protein, which gives rise to MYYKRVELKVTNQGIHERKIFQGVKIFSRSKLSKDQKSILTQKLYLTPKQNIVYYQRTDVNYDQNWHHHKDYYELAYGQMDRETVFEVCQDFDELSPFLENELLEKLKEKQSAGKFFEKLDI
- a CDS encoding Zn-dependent protease yields the protein MQINMIRSDKVYQEMLELPLEKREGCFRAKILAPFATKYQTQHIPLKAKYPGGFDALFLLGFMNQLPSTLSEKDRPAIDSLSSDQLWQDCQDTIKRSIGLFEQAGYDLEVEDYHFTILLGNPEKPMLQLNKGYSGDGGIPGYLMLSLLPNDYTLPRVQAALAHECNHNVRFQFIKWNQQTTLADWVVSEGLAESFAAELYGKDLIGPWVTSTSPEQLEEIKPIISSQLQLTGMAEMTPYLYGDEIAKIQGQIPVGMPYAAGYAYGYHLIQAYLKRTGKSIIEATVTPTEEILEATKDFWK